In Salvelinus sp. IW2-2015 unplaced genomic scaffold, ASM291031v2 Un_scaffold659, whole genome shotgun sequence, the following proteins share a genomic window:
- the LOC112068737 gene encoding reprimo-like protein, producing MSKGTRLRGFSRECVSVEPRAPIAAKRCQTDIHGDMNSSFFDQAQGALFNRSQVLAGTLVNCCNATNVATSDGGSLALPPDERKLFISRVVQIAVLCVLSLTVMFGIFFLGCNLMIKSESMINFMVKDRRPSKDVEAPGMIGLS from the exons ATGTCCAAGGGGACCCGCTTGAGAG GTTTTAGCCGTGAGTGTGTTTCTGTGGAACCGCGTGCGCCCATAGCTGCCAAGCGCTGTCAGACTGACATCCACGGAGACATGAACAGCTCCTTCTTCGACCAAGCCCAGGGCGCACTATTCAACAGGAGCCAAGTCCTCGCTGGTACTCTGGTGAACTGCTGCAACGCGACCAACGTGGCAACCAGTGACGGCGGCTCGCTGGCGCTACCTCCGGACGAGCGGAAACTCTTCATCAGTCGCGTCGTACAGATCGCCGTCCTGTGCGTACTGTCGCTCACCGTCATGTTTGGTATCTTTTTCCTCGGCTGCAACCTCATGATCAAATCGGAGAGTATGATTAACTTTATGGTGAAGGACCGGAGACCTTCCAAAGACGTAGAGGCGCCGGGGATGATAGGACTCAGCTAG